The following proteins are encoded in a genomic region of Triticum dicoccoides isolate Atlit2015 ecotype Zavitan chromosome 1B, WEW_v2.0, whole genome shotgun sequence:
- the LOC119349657 gene encoding F-box protein At5g49610-like, with protein MMGSSKRTSVVPSSGEAVKTTAEAFPSNKRKKAVIALCARLLPDDMMLEVLLRLPVKSILRFQAVCRSWAALFSSKDFCSLHMATSKVPPQAPKLLVVSPTAELDSTTVCSYSPSGSSSRNALLFTVDSARRNSMEVVMPSPCCGLTLLFDAVAPAYYVCNASTREVTRLPPHSLPKYDSSAGLGFDARTREYKVVRLINGLSDEKETIRCDVYTPGADRWRPAAGGVPFKWSLFANSAVAHAMVNKIPPVFVNGFLHWLINPSLFFRRPRAAIISFSVAEETFGCVQSPPFWGPEEHLRSWSQSEREHLVVMDDQLCIVRDLRNRTPDGSTLEIWGLLDYGSGDWSLKHRIDLFGQVRTELGEPKVVRVIGSVGNSTLGKKIVIATSERWVHEKFQKKVYTYDPRCQVLEAILSVTETHPRLTRLIPGSRFSLFEESLTPVHKTDDELAMPYTLAKLTKVTTTTN; from the coding sequence ATGATGGGTAGCAGCAAGAGAACGAGTGTCGTGCCATCCTCTGGCGAGGCTGTGAAGACTACGGCAGAGGCGTTCCCAAGCAACAAGAGGAAGAAGGCCGTTATAGCTCTTTGTGCACGGTTGCTTCCTGATGACATGATGCTGGAGGTGCTGCTTCGGCTCCCTGTCAAATCCATTCTCCGCTTCCAGGCCGTCTGCCGCTCTTGGGCTGCACTCTTCTCCTCCAAGGATTTCTGCAGCCTCCATATGGCAACATCCAAGGTGCCACCACAAGCACCAAAGCTACTAGTTGTCTCCCCCACAGCAGAACTGGACTCCACCACAGTATGCTCATACTCACCGTCAGGCTCAAGCTCAAGAAATGCTTTACTCTTCACCGTTGACTCTGCCCGCCGCAACTCCATGGAAGTAGTGATGCCCTCACCTTGCTGTGGACTCACCCTTCTATTTGATGCTGTTGCACCAGCTTACTATGTTTGCAATGCATCCACAAGGGAAGTCACACGTTTGCCACCTCACAGTCTTCCAAAATATGATTCCAGTGCTGGACTGGGATTTGATGCCCGGACAAGGGAGTACAAGGTCGTCAGGTTGATCAATGGGTTATCTGATGAGAAGGAGACGATCAGGTGTGATGTGTACACACCTGGAGCTGATCGCTGGAGGCCTGCGGCTGGAGGAGTACCCTTCAAGTGGTCCCTGTTTGCAAATTCTGCAGTTGCTCATGCAATGGTGAACAAAATACCACCTGTGTTTGTCAATGGATTTCTGCACTGGTTGATCAATCCTTCTCTATTCTTCAGAAGGCCAAGAGCTGCTATCATATCCTTTTCTGTTGCAGAGGAAACCTTCGGATGTGTCCAATCACCGCCATTCTGGGGACCAGAAGAGCACCTGCGCTCCTGGTCCCAGTCAGAACGAGAGCACCTGGTTGTGATGGATGACCAGCTGTGCATTGTCCGGGACCTTCGCAACAGAACCCCTGATGGTAGCACCTTGGAGATTTGGGGACTGCTGGATTATGGCTCTGGTGATTGGTCCCTGAAACATCGAATTGATTTGTTTGGGCAGGTCAGAACAGAATTAGGTGAGCCAAAGGTTGTGAGGGTTATTGGTTCTGTCGGCAATAGCACTTTGGGGAAGAAAATTGTCATTGCTACTAGCGAGCGTTGGGTTCATGAAAAGTTTCAGAAGAAGGTCTACACCTATGATCCTAGGTGTCAAGTTCTGGAGGCCATTCTTTCAGTCACCGAGACACACCCCCGGCTTACGCGTTTGATCCCTGGTTCAAGGTTTAGCCTGTTTGAAGAGAGTCTTACTCCAGTGCATAAAACGGATGATGAGCTAGCCATGCCATATACCCTGGCTAAGTTAACTAAAGTAACTACTACTACAAACTAA